The bacterium genomic sequence ATCCAGCATGGATAAAAGACAGATTAAAATAAGAAGCTAACCAATCGCTGCACCTGACCGCCAACAATCTGTAGTTTTTCAAAGTTCTGTGCCCTATCAAAGTTTAGCGGAGATATGAGCGGGAGATATGAGGGTCAAACCGTGAATGTGGAATGCACAATAATTCGGTGAGGCAGAGGAAAAGGAAAAGACAGCGAATCAGAGCTTTTGTCTAACCCTGCGTTGCAGTTGACGGCGGGGGACTGTGCCGTGGTCAGAGTTTTGTGGTCTCTCAAAGTTTTATCTTGCTATCGAACTTTTGTGGTAATCCTCCCCGCCGCACCTGAACTTTATCGTTAGACTAATAAAAATAATCACACAGAGACACAAAGTCACAAAGGAATTGAATAAAACAATAAACCTTTGTGTTCTTTGTGGCTTTGTGTGAGAAAATAAAAAGGAGATATTTTAGGGGCAACCGTGAATGTGGAATGCACAATAATTCGGTGAGGCAGAGGAAAAGGAAAAGACAGCGAATCAAAGCTTTTGTCTAACCCTGCGTTGCAGTTGACGGCGGGGGACTGTGCCGTGGTCAGAGTTTTGTAGTCTCTCAAAGTTTTATCTTGCTATCAAACTTTTGTGGTAATTCTCCCCGCCGCACCTGAACTTTATCGTTAGCCCGCTGCAAAGAAACAGACTCGGAACGTAAGTGGTGAAGAAGTATCCTGGAGCAGAAATAGCGAAGAAGTGGCTTGGAAGAGGAGCAGCGAAGAAGTAGTGTGGAGAGGAAATGACAAAGAAATGAATTCCTAACAAAACAATGAACCTGACAGAGCAGGTTATTTTATCGTTAGACTAATAAAAATAATCACACAGAGACACAAAGTCACAAAGGAATTGAATAAAACAATAAACCTTTGTGTTCTTTGTGGCTTTGTGTGAGAAAATAAAAAGGAGATATTTTACGGTCAAACCGTGAATGTGGAATGCACAATAATTCGGTGAGGCAGAGGAAAAGGAAAAGACAGCGAATCAAAGCTTTTGTCTAACCCTGCGTTGCAGTTGACGGCGGGGGACTGTGCCGTGGTCAGAGTTTTGTGGTCTCTCAAAGTTTTATCTTGCTATCAAACTTTTGTGGTAATTCTCCCCGCCGCAGCTGAACTCTATCGTTAGACGCCATTTGTGGCAAAAAAGAAAATTTAAAAAAAGAATTGTCTCATTTTTATTAAATTAGGATTTGCAGTATTTGTGTTGATGGTGTTATTACCCAACATGTTTGAGAACTGTTAAAGTTAATTAAAAGGAGAAATAAAAAAATGGTACATTTGAGAAAGTGGAATTATTTAATCTATGTCTTTTTGATTTGTTTAACTTTCTTTATTACTAACTACTTATTAATAAACGATGCATCTGCACAAGATTCGAAAAATAAAAGCTATGGAGAAAATAATAGTTTAAGCGAGCAGATTATCTTGCTGAAAGAACGTCAAGATTTATTAATTGAAGCGACCCAAAAAGATCTTCAACGCGTATATTATGTCTTCGCAGGTGTTGCTGCAATTTTTACAATTTTAACAATAATTTTCGGATCCCGACAAATAATTACCGAAAGTCGAAGGCAAAAAGTTGAAGGGAAATATTTTGTCGAAATGCAATCAGTTATGAACTCATTTCGTGATAATATTTCTACTATAAACTCGCTAATTTCAACTCTTAAGCAAACCTTTGATTTTCAGGGAGAAATTCAAAAAAGACTTTTAGATGTGGATAAAAGCTTAAAGGATTTGCGGGTGTTCAAAGAGAAAGAAGAATTAGGATACCGTTCACAGGTTGACGCTATGAATGCTCGCTCTGCGCAGTTATTTATTGAAAGTAAAATACACACTGGGGATAGAGAAAGTTTCAAACGTGAAGAAAATAAAGCTAAAATTCATTCATTATCAGCACACTTTGATACCCTTAAAACTACTGGTGAGATTACTGACTTAGCTAGCCCAGTATCTCTTTTTATGCGAGCTTTAGGGCATTTTAATGAAATTGAATATGAGGAAGCCTTGGCAGTTTTAAAACAGGCACGTGATTCAGCAAAAGCTCAATTAAGTTCACCACTATCACAGTATGGTACTTGGGATGTTGATGAAATAAGAGAAAAACTTACTATACTTATAAATGAATCGCATTATCACCTTGGAATAATATATTATAATCTTGGAAGATATGAGGAATCTCGAAACGAATTTAAATCTGCTTTTGAAAGAAATCAACTAGATTTTAGATCACGAATATATATTCCAGAGTTAATGTTTTTTGATATGGGGATAGATCCATCTGTAACTGAAGCAGAGTTTCGTTTAGTTGAGGTTGAATTAAATAATATAACTTTAGAAAATAGAAAGCGTATGTCTTCCCCCTGGGATAAACAATTTGCTTCATTGAAAATGCGACAAGGT encodes the following:
- a CDS encoding tetratricopeptide repeat protein; this translates as MVHLRKWNYLIYVFLICLTFFITNYLLINDASAQDSKNKSYGENNSLSEQIILLKERQDLLIEATQKDLQRVYYVFAGVAAIFTILTIIFGSRQIITESRRQKVEGKYFVEMQSVMNSFRDNISTINSLISTLKQTFDFQGEIQKRLLDVDKSLKDLRVFKEKEELGYRSQVDAMNARSAQLFIESKIHTGDRESFKREENKAKIHSLSAHFDTLKTTGEITDLASPVSLFMRALGHFNEIEYEEALAVLKQARDSAKAQLSSPLSQYGTWDVDEIREKLTILINESHYHLGIIYYNLGRYEESRNEFKSAFERNQLDFRSRIYIPELMFFDMGIDPSVTEAEFRLVEVELNNITLENRKRMSSPWDKQFASLKMRQGGFYLPKLIKLESRIMWRRYEDIEKAIECFWQAKEHDSESMFISFCLAQSMHIIGRSALWRDQTPETLFREVFHRFRDDAILKTEPILLCLLYYCAAISCWLGNIQKENPRLYLNQARQYLQRIPKGIRVFSPINKINLSREDILKEMQQMEELL